One genomic region from Paraburkholderia azotifigens encodes:
- a CDS encoding PepSY-associated TM helix domain-containing protein gives MNTPETIAVDRTSRVDARNKSAGNGAPSAGSRRITFIRWLRKVHSWIGLWGAALGLLMGTSGFLLNHRGGPLRVSTGEPQVESLQVKLPQPAPESPRDLAKWLKQELKVQGKPGRMQKEPSHPVAWGDRTAVQPEHWQVSFATPNENTQAEYWVGNDYVTVRRSANTFLAALTNLHKGVGLSVGWVLLIDTFAGGVILLSLTGVLLWTQLNKRRTIGAVLVLGSIVAAIIAGMA, from the coding sequence GTGAACACACCCGAAACCATTGCCGTCGATCGCACCTCGCGCGTCGACGCCAGGAACAAGAGCGCCGGTAATGGCGCACCGTCCGCGGGCTCGCGCCGCATCACGTTCATCCGCTGGCTGCGCAAGGTGCACAGCTGGATCGGGCTGTGGGGCGCCGCGCTCGGTCTGCTGATGGGCACGAGCGGCTTTCTGCTGAACCATCGCGGCGGACCGCTGCGCGTATCGACGGGCGAGCCGCAAGTCGAGTCGCTGCAGGTGAAGCTGCCGCAGCCCGCGCCCGAATCGCCGCGCGATCTCGCCAAATGGCTGAAGCAGGAACTCAAGGTGCAAGGCAAGCCAGGACGCATGCAGAAGGAGCCGTCGCATCCTGTGGCATGGGGCGACCGCACGGCGGTGCAGCCGGAACACTGGCAGGTCTCGTTCGCGACGCCGAATGAAAACACGCAGGCGGAATACTGGGTCGGCAATGACTATGTGACCGTCAGGCGCAGCGCGAACACGTTCCTCGCGGCGCTGACGAATCTGCACAAGGGCGTGGGTTTGAGCGTCGGCTGGGTGCTGCTGATCGACACGTTCGCGGGCGGTGTGATCCTGCTGTCGCTGACGGGCGTGCTGCTGTGGACGCAGCTGAACAAGCGCCGCACGATCGGCGCAGTGCTGGTGCTGGGTTCGATCGTCGCGGCGATCATTGCCGGAATGGCCTGA
- a CDS encoding aldose epimerase family protein: MNFADMHSTDTSLSSSVQAEHWGTLPGLGDIRLFTLRNAHGMRAAISDLGATLVSWHAPDRAGRVADVLLGHDTPADYLASRWFFGSTIGRWANRIAQARFTLDGVVYQLDRNDGDNLLHGGSSGFHKALWQAREVDGALVLSHESPEGDAGFPGAVTATVRYALDDDGALTIDYDATADAPTPVSLTNHAYFNLSGDALAEAPEIRGHVISIDADAFFAVDATMIPIERRDVAGSVFDFRTGAPIGARLDWPDAQLARAGGFDHCYVLRDGAAALRTAATLYDPASGRELTVSTDAKGMQFYTGNFLAGVNGRNGKTYGKHAALCLETGAFPNQVNMPDADEVVLRPGARYRHTTVYRLGVR; encoded by the coding sequence ATGAATTTCGCCGACATGCACAGCACCGACACTTCTCTCTCGTCCAGCGTCCAGGCAGAACACTGGGGCACGTTGCCCGGGCTCGGCGACATTCGTCTGTTCACGCTGCGCAACGCGCACGGCATGCGCGCGGCCATCAGCGATCTCGGCGCGACGCTCGTCTCGTGGCATGCGCCCGACCGCGCGGGACGCGTCGCCGATGTGCTGCTCGGTCACGACACGCCTGCAGACTATCTGGCGAGCCGCTGGTTCTTCGGCTCGACGATCGGCCGCTGGGCGAACCGCATTGCTCAGGCGCGCTTCACGCTCGACGGCGTCGTCTATCAGCTCGATCGCAACGATGGCGACAATCTGCTGCACGGCGGCTCGAGCGGTTTTCACAAGGCGTTGTGGCAGGCGCGCGAAGTGGATGGCGCACTCGTGCTGTCGCATGAATCGCCGGAAGGCGACGCCGGCTTTCCCGGTGCGGTGACGGCGACCGTTCGCTACGCGCTCGACGACGACGGCGCGCTCACGATCGACTACGACGCAACCGCCGACGCACCGACCCCCGTCAGCCTGACAAACCACGCGTACTTCAACCTGTCGGGCGATGCACTCGCCGAGGCGCCGGAGATTCGCGGCCACGTCATTTCAATCGATGCCGACGCATTCTTTGCCGTCGACGCAACGATGATCCCCATCGAACGCAGAGACGTCGCTGGCAGCGTGTTCGACTTTCGCACGGGTGCACCCATCGGCGCGCGTCTCGACTGGCCGGATGCGCAACTCGCACGCGCGGGCGGCTTCGATCATTGCTACGTGCTGCGCGACGGCGCTGCTGCGCTGCGCACGGCCGCGACGCTCTACGATCCCGCGAGCGGACGCGAACTGACGGTGTCGACAGACGCGAAGGGCATGCAGTTCTACACCGGTAACTTTCTCGCGGGCGTCAACGGACGCAACGGCAAGACATACGGCAAGCACGCGGCGTTGTGCCTCGAAACGGGCGCGTTTCCCAATCAGGTCAACATGCCGGATGCAGACGAAGTCGTGCTGCGGCCCGGTGCGCGCTATCGCCACACGACGGTCTACCGGCTCGGCGTTCGTTGA
- a CDS encoding carbohydrate ABC transporter permease — MSHSVTRQDINGTPPSQPQASPLPRAAGGKRGPSPTARRQRKAALLFLAPACFMVAVYVVWPILSSIWLSFYNWDGMTDKVFVGLANYVELFQAPTFYTALKNNLIWLVLFLLAPPMGLAVALYLNQAVAGIRVVKSLFFAPFVLSGVVVGLIFSWFYDPTFGLFAVLLGHGVPVLGDAHYATFGIIFAALWPQTAYCMILYLTGLTSLNSEQLEAARMEGAKGWSMLWHVVLPQLRPVTFMAIVVTVIGALRSFDLISVMTGGGPFESSTVLAYYMYDQAIKYYRIGYSASIAVVLFAIMLVYIVYHLRRMLRNEQ; from the coding sequence GTGTCGCACTCCGTCACACGTCAGGACATCAACGGCACGCCGCCGTCGCAGCCGCAGGCGTCGCCGCTGCCGCGCGCAGCGGGCGGCAAGCGCGGGCCGTCGCCTACCGCGCGGCGTCAGCGCAAGGCCGCGCTGCTGTTTCTCGCGCCCGCATGCTTTATGGTCGCGGTGTATGTGGTCTGGCCGATCCTGTCGTCGATCTGGCTGAGCTTCTACAACTGGGACGGCATGACCGACAAGGTCTTCGTCGGTCTCGCGAATTACGTCGAACTGTTTCAGGCGCCGACCTTTTACACTGCGCTGAAAAACAACCTCATCTGGCTCGTGCTGTTCCTGCTCGCACCGCCGATGGGCCTCGCCGTCGCGCTCTATCTGAACCAGGCGGTGGCGGGCATCCGCGTGGTGAAGTCGCTGTTCTTCGCGCCGTTCGTGTTGTCGGGCGTCGTGGTCGGCCTGATCTTTTCATGGTTCTACGATCCGACCTTCGGCCTGTTCGCGGTGCTGCTCGGCCACGGCGTGCCCGTGCTCGGCGATGCGCACTATGCGACCTTCGGCATCATCTTCGCCGCACTCTGGCCGCAGACCGCGTACTGCATGATTCTTTATCTGACGGGTCTGACATCGCTCAACAGCGAGCAGCTTGAAGCCGCACGCATGGAAGGCGCGAAGGGCTGGTCGATGCTGTGGCATGTGGTGCTGCCGCAGTTGCGGCCCGTCACGTTCATGGCGATCGTCGTGACGGTGATCGGCGCGCTGCGCAGCTTCGATCTGATTTCGGTGATGACAGGCGGTGGTCCGTTCGAAAGCTCGACGGTGCTCGCGTATTACATGTACGACCAGGCGATCAAGTATTACCGCATCGGCTATTCGGCGTCGATTGCCGTCGTGCTGTTCGCGATCATGCTCGTCTATATCGTCTATCACCTGCGCCGCATGCTGCGCAACGAACAGTAA
- the xylF gene encoding D-xylose ABC transporter substrate-binding protein: protein MKSAMRRSVLSSLVCAAMAAGLTMVAPLAHASKDKPEIGFCIDDLRVERWSRDRDYFVAAANKLGAKVSVQSADASEARQISQIENLISRGVDVIVIVPFNSKTLGNVVAEAHKAGIKVVSYDRLILDADVDAYISFDNEKVGELQAQGVYNAQPKGNYFLLGGAPTDNNAKMLREGQMKVLKPAIDRGDVKIVGQQWVPEWSAATALRITEDALTANNNKIDAIVASNDGTAGGAIQALAAQKMAGKVPVSGQDADLAAVKRVIAGTQTMTVYKPLKLIAGEAAKLAVDLAKGDKPAYNAKYDNGKKQVDTVLLQPTLLTRSNVDIVIKDGFYTQSQLAGN from the coding sequence ATGAAATCTGCAATGCGTCGTTCCGTATTGAGTTCCCTCGTTTGCGCCGCGATGGCCGCCGGCCTGACGATGGTCGCGCCGCTCGCGCATGCGAGCAAGGACAAGCCCGAAATCGGTTTCTGCATCGACGATCTGCGCGTCGAGCGCTGGTCGCGCGATCGCGACTATTTCGTTGCCGCAGCGAACAAGCTCGGCGCGAAGGTTTCCGTGCAATCGGCCGATGCCAGCGAAGCACGGCAGATCTCGCAGATCGAGAATCTGATTTCGCGCGGCGTCGATGTGATCGTGATCGTGCCGTTCAATTCGAAGACGCTCGGCAATGTCGTCGCCGAAGCGCACAAGGCGGGCATCAAGGTCGTGTCGTATGACCGCCTGATTCTCGATGCCGACGTCGACGCCTATATTTCGTTCGACAACGAGAAGGTCGGCGAACTGCAGGCACAAGGCGTCTATAACGCGCAGCCGAAGGGCAACTACTTCCTGCTCGGCGGCGCGCCGACCGACAACAACGCGAAGATGCTGCGCGAAGGGCAGATGAAGGTGCTCAAGCCTGCCATCGATCGCGGCGACGTGAAGATCGTCGGCCAGCAGTGGGTGCCCGAATGGAGCGCGGCAACGGCGCTGCGCATCACGGAAGATGCGCTGACGGCGAACAACAACAAGATCGATGCGATCGTCGCCTCGAACGACGGCACGGCAGGCGGCGCGATCCAGGCGCTCGCCGCACAGAAGATGGCGGGCAAGGTGCCCGTGTCCGGCCAGGACGCGGACCTTGCCGCCGTCAAACGCGTGATCGCGGGCACGCAGACGATGACCGTCTACAAGCCGCTCAAGCTGATCGCAGGCGAAGCGGCGAAACTGGCCGTCGATCTCGCCAAGGGCGACAAGCCCGCGTACAACGCGAAGTACGACAACGGCAAGAAGCAGGTCGATACCGTGCTGCTGCAACCGACGCTGCTCACCAGGAGCAACGTCGACATCGTGATCAAGGACGGCTTCTACACGCAGTCGCAGCTGGCTGGCAACTGA
- a CDS encoding XylR family transcriptional regulator, with the protein MTRQHTAQRTHRIALLFNANKVYDREIITGIGNYLLSTRVAWDLFLEEDFRARLNGIERFEGDGFIADFDDPAVCEALADSPLPVVAVGSSYEDACAYPPNLPYIATDNMQLVSLAYKHLIGAGLQRFALYSLPESPTNRWAQERELAFNALLKADGLEGDVHRGLPTSAPVWHQASVQLTEWLQSLPKPVGIIAVTDARARQVLQACLISGIPVPEQVAIIGIDNDPLTRSLTRIPLSSVIQGTEEMGRTAAHLLHQMLGGARFAGRRILVPPVGINVCESTKHEPLASPYVMRARHYIRQYACQGIKTEQVADYVGVSRSSLEDYFRRELGCTVHQEILKHKLDVAKQLLAQQDMSSAEVAIRCGFTSLQYMYAVFRRELDCTPREYQERMQATQLTQAPAAPSA; encoded by the coding sequence ATGACACGACAGCATACTGCTCAACGCACGCATCGGATCGCACTGCTCTTCAATGCGAACAAGGTGTACGACCGCGAGATCATCACGGGTATCGGCAATTACCTGCTGTCGACGCGCGTCGCGTGGGATCTGTTTCTCGAAGAAGATTTCCGCGCTCGGCTCAACGGCATCGAGCGCTTTGAAGGCGATGGCTTTATCGCCGACTTCGACGATCCCGCTGTCTGCGAAGCACTGGCCGATTCGCCTCTGCCCGTGGTCGCCGTGGGCAGTTCGTACGAAGACGCCTGCGCTTATCCGCCGAATCTGCCGTACATCGCGACGGACAACATGCAGCTCGTGTCGCTTGCGTACAAGCACCTGATCGGCGCGGGGCTGCAACGCTTCGCCCTGTACAGCCTGCCCGAATCGCCGACCAACCGCTGGGCGCAGGAGCGCGAACTCGCATTCAACGCGCTGCTGAAGGCGGATGGACTCGAAGGCGACGTGCATCGCGGGCTGCCGACCAGCGCGCCCGTGTGGCATCAAGCCAGCGTGCAGCTCACCGAATGGCTGCAAAGCCTGCCGAAACCCGTCGGCATTATCGCGGTGACGGATGCGCGTGCACGTCAGGTACTGCAGGCGTGCCTGATCAGCGGCATACCCGTGCCCGAGCAGGTGGCCATCATCGGCATCGACAACGATCCGTTGACGCGCTCGCTCACGCGCATTCCGCTTTCGTCGGTGATTCAGGGCACGGAGGAAATGGGCCGCACGGCCGCGCACCTGCTGCATCAGATGCTCGGCGGTGCACGTTTTGCGGGCCGCCGCATTCTCGTGCCGCCCGTCGGCATCAACGTGTGCGAATCGACGAAGCACGAGCCGCTTGCCAGCCCGTATGTCATGCGCGCGCGTCACTACATTCGCCAGTACGCGTGTCAGGGCATCAAGACGGAACAGGTCGCCGATTATGTGGGCGTATCGCGTTCGTCGCTCGAAGATTACTTCCGTCGCGAACTCGGCTGCACCGTGCATCAGGAGATCCTCAAGCACAAGCTCGATGTCGCGAAGCAACTGCTCGCGCAGCAGGACATGTCGAGCGCGGAAGTCGCCATACGCTGCGGGTTCACTTCGTTGCAGTACATGTATGCCGTGTTCCGGCGCGAACTCGATTGCACGCCGCGCGAGTATCAGGAGCGCATGCAAGCAACGCAGCTCACTCAGGCGCCCGCTGCGCCATCCGCCTAA
- the xylA gene encoding xylose isomerase — MSYFEHLPAVRYEGPQTDNPFAYRHYDKDKLVLGKRMEDHLRIAVCYWHTFVWPGADMFGAGTFERPWHRSGDALEMAHAKADHAFELFSKLGTPFYTFHDTDVAPEGDSIKSYVNNFKAMTDVLARKQEQTGIKLLWGTANLFSHSRYAAGAATNPNPDVFAFAATQVLHALEATQRLGGANYVLWGGREGYDTLLNTDLKREREQLARFLSMVVEHKHKTGFKGALLIEPKPQEPTKHQYDYDVATVHGFLTQFDLQDDIRVNIEANHATLAGHSFHHEIANAFALGVFGSVDANRGDAQNGWDTDQFPNSVEELTLAFYEILRNGGFTTGGMNFDAKVRRQSIDAEDIVHGHIGAIDVLAVALERAAHLIANDRLAAFKQQRYAGWDSDFGRKVLTGGYSLESLASDAVQRNIAPRHVSGQQERLENIVNQAIYSSAR; from the coding sequence ATGTCTTACTTCGAACACTTGCCCGCTGTGCGCTACGAAGGCCCGCAGACGGACAACCCGTTCGCCTATCGCCATTACGACAAGGACAAGCTGGTGCTCGGCAAGCGCATGGAAGACCATCTGCGCATTGCCGTGTGCTATTGGCACACGTTCGTGTGGCCGGGTGCGGACATGTTCGGAGCGGGCACGTTCGAGCGTCCGTGGCATCGTTCCGGCGATGCGCTCGAAATGGCGCATGCAAAGGCCGATCACGCGTTCGAACTGTTCTCGAAGCTGGGCACGCCGTTCTATACGTTCCATGACACGGACGTCGCGCCTGAAGGCGACAGCATCAAGAGCTACGTGAACAATTTCAAGGCGATGACAGACGTGCTCGCGCGCAAGCAGGAGCAGACGGGCATCAAGCTGCTGTGGGGCACGGCGAATCTGTTCTCGCATTCGCGCTATGCGGCGGGCGCGGCGACCAATCCGAATCCCGACGTGTTTGCCTTCGCCGCCACGCAGGTTCTCCACGCGCTGGAAGCCACGCAGCGCCTGGGCGGTGCGAACTACGTGCTGTGGGGCGGCCGCGAAGGCTACGACACACTCCTCAATACCGACCTGAAGCGCGAACGCGAGCAGCTCGCCCGTTTCCTGAGCATGGTCGTCGAGCACAAGCACAAAACCGGCTTCAAGGGCGCGCTGCTGATCGAGCCGAAGCCGCAGGAACCGACCAAGCATCAGTACGACTACGACGTCGCGACGGTGCATGGCTTTCTGACGCAATTCGACTTGCAGGATGACATTCGCGTGAACATCGAAGCGAATCACGCGACGCTTGCCGGTCACTCGTTTCACCATGAAATAGCCAATGCGTTTGCGCTCGGCGTGTTCGGCAGCGTCGACGCGAATCGCGGCGACGCGCAGAACGGCTGGGACACGGACCAGTTCCCAAATAGTGTGGAAGAACTGACGCTCGCGTTCTACGAGATCTTGCGCAACGGCGGCTTCACGACGGGCGGCATGAACTTCGATGCGAAGGTACGGCGTCAGAGCATCGATGCCGAAGATATCGTGCACGGTCATATCGGTGCGATCGATGTGCTTGCCGTCGCGCTGGAGCGCGCCGCGCATCTGATCGCGAACGACCGGCTCGCGGCGTTCAAGCAGCAGCGCTATGCAGGCTGGGACAGCGATTTCGGCCGCAAGGTGCTCACGGGCGGCTACTCGCTCGAGTCGCTCGCCAGCGACGCCGTGCAGCGGAACATCGCGCCGCGTCATGTGAGCGGACAGCAGGAGCGTCTCGAGAACATCGTCAACCAGGCGATCTACTCATCCGCGAGATAG
- a CDS encoding carbohydrate ABC transporter permease: MYPMPVAKWKPVNRRLYKLSLPVALLIWLLPMIAVLVTSVRSTEELSEGNYWGWPKHIAFIDNYREALTTSPMLHYFWNSVLITVPSVIGSIALAAMAGFALAIYKFRGNTTLFATFVAGNFVPIQILMIPVRDLSLSLGIFNTLSALILFHVSFQTGFCALFLRNFIKQLPYELVEAARIEGAGEWTVFFKIVLPLIRPALAALAILVFTFVWNDYFWALCLTQGDEAAPITVGVAALKGQWTTAWNLVSAGSILAALPSVAMFFAMQKHFVAGLTFGATKG, from the coding sequence ATGTATCCGATGCCTGTTGCCAAATGGAAGCCGGTCAACCGGCGGCTGTACAAACTGTCATTGCCCGTTGCGCTGCTGATCTGGCTGCTGCCGATGATCGCCGTACTGGTCACCTCGGTACGCTCGACGGAAGAGCTGAGCGAAGGCAATTACTGGGGCTGGCCGAAGCACATCGCGTTCATCGACAACTACCGCGAAGCGCTCACCACGTCGCCGATGCTGCATTACTTCTGGAACAGCGTGCTGATTACGGTGCCGTCGGTGATCGGTTCGATTGCGCTTGCGGCAATGGCGGGCTTCGCGCTTGCCATCTACAAGTTCCGCGGCAACACGACGCTCTTTGCGACTTTCGTCGCCGGCAACTTCGTGCCGATCCAGATCCTGATGATTCCCGTGCGCGATCTGTCGCTGAGCCTCGGCATCTTCAATACGCTCAGCGCGCTGATCCTCTTTCACGTGTCGTTTCAGACGGGCTTTTGCGCGCTCTTTCTGCGCAACTTCATCAAGCAGCTGCCGTATGAACTCGTGGAGGCGGCGCGTATTGAAGGGGCGGGCGAGTGGACCGTGTTCTTCAAGATCGTGTTGCCGCTGATTCGCCCGGCGCTTGCCGCGCTCGCTATTCTCGTCTTTACGTTCGTGTGGAACGATTACTTCTGGGCGCTGTGTCTGACGCAGGGTGACGAGGCCGCGCCGATCACGGTCGGTGTCGCGGCGCTCAAGGGACAATGGACGACGGCGTGGAATCTCGTGTCGGCGGGCTCCATTCTTGCCGCGCTGCCGTCCGTCGCGATGTTCTTCGCGATGCAAAAGCACTTCGTTGCAGGGCTGACCTTTGGCGCAACGAAAGGCTGA
- the iscB gene encoding RNA-guided endonuclease IscB — protein MAVFVLDRSGKPLMPCTEKRARLLLARGRARVHRIIPFVIRLTGRRASGCSLQPLRVKLDPGSRVTGIALVREADDGIAVLNLFELVHRGRQISEALTARRAFRRRRRGADLRYRAPRFLNRGKAKGWLAPSLMHRVHTMIAWVNRVRRWAPVAALSSELVRFDMQALANPEIAGIGYQQGTLAGYEVRNYLLEKWNRTCIYCDATDHRLQIDHLTARARNGSNRIGNLGLACGDCNQDKGALDVREYVRDPKRLARILATASRPLQDAAAVNATRCALASALRATGLPLELDSGGRTKFNRVTHNIPKTHALDAVCVGQVDALRDWQRPSLTIRATGRGSYQRTRLTRHGFPRGYLMRQKQVHGFQTGDHVCANVPHGKKAGVHTGRVAVRATGSFNIHTGTAVVQGIGHRFCALIQRGDGYAYCFEPKNRLRQGDAI, from the coding sequence GTGGCTGTATTTGTGCTGGATCGAAGTGGTAAACCGCTAATGCCGTGCACCGAAAAGCGGGCGAGGCTATTGCTCGCCCGTGGCCGCGCGCGCGTGCATCGCATCATCCCTTTCGTGATCAGGCTCACCGGGCGCAGGGCCAGCGGCTGCTCGCTCCAGCCACTGCGCGTCAAGCTCGATCCCGGTAGCAGGGTCACCGGCATTGCCCTCGTGCGCGAGGCTGATGACGGCATTGCTGTGCTCAACCTGTTCGAGTTGGTTCACCGTGGTCGCCAGATCAGCGAGGCACTGACAGCACGGCGGGCCTTTCGTCGCCGTCGTCGCGGCGCCGACCTGCGCTACCGCGCGCCCCGCTTTCTCAACCGCGGCAAAGCCAAGGGCTGGCTTGCGCCGAGCCTTATGCATCGCGTGCACACCATGATCGCCTGGGTGAATCGCGTGCGCCGCTGGGCACCGGTCGCCGCACTCTCTTCGGAACTGGTCCGCTTCGACATGCAGGCGCTCGCGAATCCCGAGATCGCGGGCATCGGGTATCAGCAGGGCACGCTTGCGGGCTACGAAGTTCGTAACTATCTTCTCGAGAAGTGGAATCGTACCTGCATCTACTGTGACGCCACGGATCACCGGCTGCAGATCGACCACCTCACGGCCAGGGCGCGCAATGGCAGCAACCGCATCGGCAATCTCGGCCTTGCGTGTGGCGACTGCAACCAGGACAAGGGCGCGCTGGACGTGCGCGAGTATGTCAGGGATCCGAAGCGGCTTGCGCGCATTCTCGCCACTGCCTCGCGTCCGTTGCAAGACGCCGCTGCCGTCAATGCGACACGCTGTGCGCTCGCCAGTGCGCTGAGAGCCACAGGCCTGCCGCTCGAACTCGATTCAGGTGGGCGTACGAAATTCAACCGGGTCACGCACAATATACCCAAAACCCATGCCCTGGATGCCGTGTGTGTCGGCCAGGTCGACGCGCTGCGCGACTGGCAGCGCCCGTCACTGACCATCCGCGCGACGGGGCGCGGCAGCTACCAGCGAACGCGTCTCACGCGCCACGGCTTCCCTCGTGGCTATCTAATGCGGCAAAAGCAGGTGCATGGGTTCCAGACCGGCGACCATGTGTGCGCCAACGTACCCCACGGCAAGAAAGCCGGTGTCCATACCGGTCGCGTTGCGGTTCGTGCGACGGGCTCGTTCAACATCCACACAGGCACGGCTGTCGTTCAGGGCATTGGCCATCGCTTCTGCGCGCTCATTCAGCGTGGTGACGGCTATGCGTACTGCTTTGAGCCCAAGAATCGCCTCCGACAAGGAGATGCAATCTAA
- a CDS encoding SDR family oxidoreductase — protein sequence MSFANKTALITGGNGGIGFAAARILIAQGARVAITGRDQKKLDEAVAELGPNALAIRADINDPAAIDDVMKVIADKFGKLDIVFANAGVSGATPVGGTTAEKFEAIMRTNVTSVFLTVQAAAPLMGEGGAIVLNGSVMRQLGAPGSSAYSASKAAISGMARVLASELVTRGIRVNTVIPGGTRTSIWTRGDREGATLDATEAALKPMIPMNRFALADEVAQAAVFLASDAASGMTAAEIVVDGGNTGAPMGAPAFRR from the coding sequence ATGTCATTCGCAAACAAGACGGCCCTCATCACAGGCGGTAACGGCGGCATCGGCTTCGCGGCGGCGCGCATCCTGATTGCGCAGGGCGCGCGGGTCGCCATCACGGGCCGCGACCAGAAAAAGCTCGACGAAGCGGTGGCCGAACTCGGCCCGAACGCGCTCGCGATCCGCGCGGACATCAACGACCCCGCAGCCATCGACGACGTGATGAAAGTGATCGCCGACAAGTTCGGCAAGCTCGACATCGTGTTCGCGAACGCGGGCGTGAGCGGCGCGACGCCCGTCGGCGGCACGACCGCGGAGAAGTTCGAGGCGATCATGCGCACCAATGTGACGTCCGTGTTCCTGACCGTGCAGGCGGCCGCGCCGCTGATGGGCGAGGGCGGCGCGATCGTGCTGAACGGCTCGGTGATGCGTCAGCTGGGCGCGCCGGGATCGTCGGCGTATTCGGCGTCGAAGGCGGCCATCTCCGGCATGGCGCGCGTGCTCGCATCGGAACTCGTCACGCGCGGCATCCGCGTGAACACGGTGATTCCTGGCGGCACGCGCACGTCGATCTGGACGCGCGGCGACCGCGAAGGCGCGACGCTCGACGCGACGGAAGCGGCGCTCAAGCCGATGATCCCGATGAACCGCTTCGCGCTCGCCGACGAAGTCGCGCAGGCGGCCGTGTTCCTTGCATCGGATGCGGCGTCGGGCATGACGGCGGCTGAGATCGTCGTCGACGGCGGCAATACGGGCGCGCCCATGGGCGCACCGGCTTTCCGCCGCTAA
- a CDS encoding TetR/AcrR family transcriptional regulator, protein MKVSKEKAAQNRAALVETAARLFRERGIDGVGVAEIGKAAGLTHGALYAHFPSKEALAAEALEHGLQISHARMTAAREGRLPSLSELLDSYLSEEKRDDIANGCALAASASDIGRLDETISARYSDGLEKMAAVFEKHLHAHKVKGNHREKAMAIAVALIGAIAASRAVLKAQPELANEILRAVRRTVGEIAGE, encoded by the coding sequence ATGAAAGTCAGCAAGGAAAAGGCGGCGCAAAACCGCGCGGCCCTCGTCGAAACGGCCGCGCGCCTTTTCCGGGAGCGCGGCATCGACGGTGTGGGCGTGGCCGAAATCGGCAAGGCGGCAGGACTCACGCATGGCGCGCTGTACGCGCACTTCCCGTCGAAGGAAGCGCTCGCCGCCGAGGCGCTCGAACATGGGCTGCAAATCAGCCACGCTCGAATGACGGCGGCGCGCGAGGGCCGTCTGCCGAGCCTGAGCGAGCTGCTCGACAGCTATTTGTCGGAAGAAAAGCGCGACGACATCGCGAACGGCTGCGCGCTGGCCGCGTCGGCGAGCGACATCGGCCGCCTGGATGAGACGATCAGCGCGCGCTACAGCGACGGCCTGGAGAAGATGGCAGCCGTGTTCGAGAAGCACCTGCACGCGCACAAGGTGAAAGGCAACCACCGCGAAAAGGCGATGGCGATAGCGGTCGCGCTGATCGGCGCGATCGCCGCGTCGCGCGCCGTGCTCAAAGCGCAGCCGGAACTCGCGAACGAAATTCTGCGCGCGGTGCGGCGCACGGTTGGCGAAATAGCGGGGGAATGA